A window of Microbispora hainanensis genomic DNA:
AACTCCCGCTGCATCGCCGGGAAGGCCAGGGTGACGATGCTCGCGTCCAGTTGTCCCATGAACGCGCCGATGCACACGGCTCCCACGGCGAACCAGGGGGCGTACGGGTGCTCGCGCACGCGGTGGGGGCGGCGCGACTCCCTCAGCAGATCACGCATGCTCCGACCCCTGCCTTCCAGCCTATCCCCGCAGGTCGGACGGCTCCGTCCCGCCAGGCGGGCCCGACGGCTCAGCCGGGACCACCCCGCCCGGACGGCGTACGGGCCGGGCCGCTCACCCGGGGCCGCCGTGCTCGAACGGCAGGCGGTGCTGGACGGCGAGCAGCCACGCGATCGACGGCAGCACCAGCAGCGCGCCCGCTCCTGCGACGACGAGAACCGCCGAGATCACCGCCGGTTCGGCCGCCGCCTGCCGGAAGGACACGGCCGGCGGCAGCATGAGCGGATACTGCGCCACCGCCCATCCGCACAGCACGGCGGTCACGGCCAGTGCCGCGGCGCCGCGTACGAGCAGGTAGCGCCGCAGCCACAGCAGCGCGATGGAGGCGACGCCGAGCACGGCGCTGGCCAGCACGAACGGCAGCGCGCCGTGGGTGAGGCCGGTGGAGAGCCGGGGGGCGTCGGCGCGCAGCACCCCGATGCCGCCGAGGGCGACCACGCCGGTGACGGCGGCCGCGGCCAGCGCCCTGCGCCGGAAGACCTCGGCCATGCCGGGCAGGCGGGACCGCACGGCGTCGTCGCACAGGTAGACCGCGGCGAGATAGGCGCAGACGGCCACCGCGAGGACGCCCCCCAGCATCGAGGTCGGGTTGACCCACGCGCCCACCAGGTCGCCCCTGGCCAGGCCGGGCGGCACCCGGCCGGACGCGACGGCCCCGGCCACCGTGCCGAGGAAGAACGGCGTGAGCACCGACGACAGTGCGAAGGCCGCGCCGAACAGGCGCTGCTGCCACAGCTCGGTGCTGCTCTTGCGGAACGCGAACGCGGCTCCCCTGCCGATGATCCCGAAGGCGGCCAGCGTAAGGGGGATGTAGAGCGTGGACATCACCGCGGCGAAGACCGCCGGGAAACCGGTCCACAGCATCACGAGCACGAAGATCAGCCAGACGTGGTTGGCCTCCCAGACCGGGCCGAGCGAGTGCTCGATGAGCCGCCGCTGGGGCATGCCGGCCCGGCTGCCCCCGGCCAGCAGGTCCCACAGGCCGCCGCCGAAGTCGGCGCCGCCGAGCAGCGCGTACAGGATCAGGCCGAGCCACATGACGCCGAGCAGGACCTGTGCCGGCTCCATCAGAGCGTCTCCCGTTCCTGCG
This region includes:
- a CDS encoding cytochrome d ubiquinol oxidase subunit II — translated: MEPAQVLLGVMWLGLILYALLGGADFGGGLWDLLAGGSRAGMPQRRLIEHSLGPVWEANHVWLIFVLVMLWTGFPAVFAAVMSTLYIPLTLAAFGIIGRGAAFAFRKSSTELWQQRLFGAAFALSSVLTPFFLGTVAGAVASGRVPPGLARGDLVGAWVNPTSMLGGVLAVAVCAYLAAVYLCDDAVRSRLPGMAEVFRRRALAAAAVTGVVALGGIGVLRADAPRLSTGLTHGALPFVLASAVLGVASIALLWLRRYLLVRGAAALAVTAVLCGWAVAQYPLMLPPAVSFRQAAAEPAVISAVLVVAGAGALLVLPSIAWLLAVQHRLPFEHGGPG